The following coding sequences are from one Culex quinquefasciatus strain JHB chromosome 1, VPISU_Cqui_1.0_pri_paternal, whole genome shotgun sequence window:
- the LOC119766981 gene encoding uncharacterized protein LOC119766981, which translates to MNRNRKNRLNLSLVKKSESPKSPVRDNSADATPECITPFNSRKRSSTFSDGSPVMNDYDSPIPMSQDTSNIVTGVSWAWNSPKRTIPEECRPKPRPLLASNNIFPPKEPDLRKKTTGRLVGFYKFQEELKKIQLEASKESQSKKAEVKPPPESPNGTDLFDSFGDMEADSVVAPTVIAAEVQPDSPCLAAIDSFNDSAFDSLLLQASQVAERKSLIVPDAAAGNEGPTPVKRKSFFKSRTINDLDSLAVNDLLNDSVDFCLIEASQLVEGKLNDPDQKTTEPGSSKKISTLTRHKSLPASPSQNNPITRKPDSALRSNYDANPHKSGSSSGSASAHAAAPPKPVRLETREQTRAVEGVPVQCTKEEIEQKRQEALKRFRERRLGLGKPVFNANAAARKP; encoded by the exons ATGAACAGGAACCGCAAAAATCGTCTGAATTTGTCTCTGGTAAAAAAGTCCG AATCGCCAAAGTCCCCGGTCCGAGATAATTCCGCAGATGCCACTCCCGAATGCATAACTCCATTTAACTCAAGGAAGCGGAGCAGCACCTTTAGCGATGGCTCTCCCGTGATGAACGATTATGATTCGCCGATCCCCATGTCCCAGGACACCAGTAATATTGTTACGGGAGTTTCGTGGGCATGGAACAGTCCGAAGCGCACGATTCCGGAAGAGTGTCGGCCAAAACCGAGACCACTTTTGGCCAGCAACAATATATTTCCACCCAAGGAACCGGATCTACGCAAAAAAACTACCGGTCGGCTTGTGGGTTTCTACAAGTTTCAGGAGGAATTGAAAAAGATTCAGCTGGAAGCTTCTAAGGAAAGTCAGAGCAAAAAAGCCGAAGTTAAACCTCCTCCGGAATCTCCAAACGGAACGGATCTGTTTGATTCGTTTGGAGACATGGAAGCTGATAGCGTCGTAGCCCCGACAGTTATTGCCGCAGAAGTTCAACCGGATTCTCCGTGCCTGGCTGCGATTGATTCGTTCAACGATTCGGCATTCGACAGCCTCTTGTTGCAAGCTAGCCAAGTAGCAGAGAGGAAATCTCTAATCGTACCAGACGCAGCAGCTGGCAATGAAGGCCCAACACCTGTGAAGAGGAAGAGTTTCTTTAAAAGCCGCACCATCAACGATCTCGATTCTCTTGCGGTAAATGATTTGTTAAACGATTCAGTTGACTTTTGTCTGATCGAAGCTTCTCAACTGGTCGAGGGAAAGTTGAATGATCCCGACCAAAAGACAACCGAGCCCGGCAGCTCGAAGAAAATCAGCACATTAACCCGGCATAAGTCTCTGCCCGCTTCGCCAAGCCAGAACAATCCCATCACACGCAAACCGGACAGTGCATTGCGTTCAAATTATGACGCAAATCCACACAAAAGCGGCTCGTCTTCCGGTTCTG CATCTGCACACGCTGCGGCCCCGCCAAAGCCGGTGCGCTTGGAAACGCGAGAACAGACCCGAGCCGTGGAAGGGGTACCGGTGCAGTGCACTAAGGAAGAGATTGAGCAGAAACGGCAGGAAGCGCTGAAGCGGTTTCGGGAGCGACGGCTCGGACTCGGTAAACCCGTGTTCAACGCGAATGCTGCTGCTCGCAAACCGTGA